TGTCCATAAACTTGCATCTACcgatttttaattttttaatttttctttttaattgcagGAGACAACTTCTGTGGGCAAGCATGGGCTGCCGGGATGTTCATGCAGCAACTGTACTGGCCTTCCTCAGTGGAACAGCCTCAGTAGCTGGACTCCTTGCAGCAGTTCTGCTTCCAAACTGGAGGCAAATGAGACTGTACACATTCAACAAGAATGAAAGGAATGTGACCGTTTACACTGGACTCTGGATTAAGTGTGCTCGCTTTGATGGGAGCAGAGACTGTGTGATATATGACCCACAGTGGTACACTGCTGTTGATCAACTGGATTTGCGTGTTCTTCAGTTTGCCCTTCCGCTGAGTATGTTAACTGCTGTCTCAGCTCTGTTTCTCTGCTTGATTGGCATGTGTAACACAGCCTTTGTATCCAGCGTGCCAAACATCAAATTGGCCAAATGCCTCGTAAACAGTGCAGGCTGCCATCTCGTGGCTGCTCTCTTGTTCCTGCTTGCATGTGCCATTTGTCTCACTCCATCGATCTGGGTCATTTTTTATAACAGTTATCTGAACAGAAAATACGAGCCTGTTTTTAGCTTTGACATCTCTGTATTTATTGCCATTGCCAGTGCTGGTGGTCTGTTTTTCACTTCcgttctgctgtttctgtggtACTGCGCGTGTAAAAGCCTACCTTCTCCTTTCTGGCAACCCCTCTATTCCCACGCCCCTAGCATGCACAGCTATGCCTCTCAGCCGTATTCTGCACGCTCTCGCCTCTCTGCCATAGAAATTGACATTCCTGTTGTGACACGTGCATCTTAAGAAGACGAAGTCTTGGAAGCCAAGTTCGTGTGCTCATTCAAACCGTGAAAATCGCAGGCTTGATTCTCTCTGCTGCCTTGCACTGAGCATAATAATTTGTAAGGTCAAGTTTCCCAAGGTGCAAAGCAATGGAGACCTGAGTTCAGCAAGTCCGTTGCTGTTCTTGTGTGTTACTTCctgacaaacttttttttttttaactctgagCTCACTACAGACAAAATTGCTGCTAATGCCGGGACAGTACACTAACAGTAGTATCTGTTCATCCTTCTGCTTACTGAGATCAAAGCAGGTTTGAAACTTTTTGCTATTTGATAAGTTATTATTAGATTCTGACCACAGTGTAAAAGCTACATAGGCGGACCCTTGCACCTGTGCATTACCCAAATGCAGGCAGTGGAACTGAGTGTAGGGGGTTCACTGAGTTTCTTGTTCATCTAGACACACGTGTTTTAAGATGTGATGTCTGAAAAGGGTATTTGGCAGATTAATTCAGTTCTGTAGCACTGTTCGTTGTTTTCCACTGTATGCACAAAAAGCTACCTGCTTATGAACTTCTGCAACAGAATTAGTGTCAAATTAccctttattttcaaagtagctatcaggaaaaataaaactgatttaacTAATAATGTTCTTCTGTACTGTAATAGCATTTTGTGAATTACTGGAGGCTAGAAACttgtgaattttatttctagtctgttttttaatgttagcAAATTCACTATATCTATTttgtgattaaaacaaaaaccacttgtatttaaaaattctgtttagaAGCttgaatatttcatttgaaGGCCATCTTCAAGGTGGATTTTTGAGTAGGCTTTAAAAGTATTATTCAGTTCTGGAGAGAAATGTCACTCACTGCAAAATGGATTAGGAAAACCATGAAGAATTCTGAAGGCTATGAAAGACTCTTTTGGAACACTGTATGCAAGCTATAACAGCATCTCTCTAGGAAGGGGATTATAACCCTGGAAAGAGATTATTAAATCTAgattgttgtggggtttttaatgtATGTACAAGTAAAATGAGCTTGTGTATTTTTGCGAGTTGATCTCTATGGTTATTGGACTTCTCATGCTGTAGCTTATTTAATTACTGATTAAGACTTAACCTTTTCAGCCTTGTTCTTCAACACCTTTCAAGTTGagctattttaaaatccaaTTATTTTCTATGCTGTCTCCTCACAACTGGAGAAAGCTTCCCATTCCTATTTTCTGTAACATGAGGTTTTGAATAACTTCTGAGCTTTACCTTGTAGCTCTACAAGGATGAGGAAGGATTACAAATTTCCAACCTGGGAtgtttctaaataatttttttttccttctaaaatgcAGAGCAGGTCAGTCCTAAGGATCAAAGCTTTTCAATATGGGCTTGGAAATTTGATGACAGTGAGTGTTATAATTAAGGCAGGTATTTGATTTGCTCagattttggcaaattgagATCTTGTGTTCAAGATGTCATTCCAGTAAGGAAAGTTATTTTGATTCTGGAGCTCAGTGgatatttgtatttcattaatcCCAGAACAAATTTgctttgctaaaaaaaaaaatcaaagttttttaatgccatttctGCAAACTCATCCAAGGTCCTGAAAATCAGTTGATTTCCTTTTCCATGCTTTAGAAATAGGAACAAATACTGTGCTGGGCAAATCTTGTTCTGTTACAATCTGTGCGATAACAGTATattaagagaaataattttgtcttaACTGGTAGGCCTCAGACTTTAGTGGACTAAGTGAGGAAGCTAAGCTCTGCCATAAATTCCGAGCATAGTCAGTAAAGTGACAGGCCTTTCAGAGTGCTTGATTAAATTGCAGTCTGAGGAATTAACACTGTAGATGATAAGAGAATCCTTAAGGAGAGATAGGCCTCTAAAGTTACATGAATTTAATACCCTCTTGGGTTTTAGAGGTATGATGTTAGATgaagttatctttttttttttcttttgatcagCTCATGACTTGTATGGGATTAGAACATGTATAATGACATGCAagccaacttttttttcttcaaaattggGCTTTGCTTTACAGTTGCTCTGGTTGTCCAACCATAGATATTGTTGCTGTTTCAGCTACCCATATCCTTAGATGCTTTGTCAGGTCAAAGCAAAGGGGCCGCTGGTTTGTGATTCTACGTCAGCTCACTTTCCCCATCGCTccagtgtctttttttctttgtgccttGCTTAAGTTATGAGTTGGCCAGTAAATGTTAGTTTACAGTCACCATCTGGTATGCTTTTTGAGCCTGCATTTACGAAACATTTTGATCATTTTGGAGGGACGATGAATAAATACATCTCTCAGTGACTTTAAAAGGCGCTGAATCTTCTACATCTCCAGAACAAGAAAGGCAGCCTGGCATACTGATGTTTTCTATGAAGAGTAAATGCAGccagtgttttgttctgtacaCTTTAAATAGCAGGTGTCCCTGACAGATCTTTTGTGTTCTGACTTTGATTTTTATGCACTAAACTTTCAATCAGTATTTGCTGCTGCCTAAGCTGATGACttgttgctttgaaaattatgtCTTTCCAAAAGTCTGAGATGGATCTGAGTTATGAAAAGTGGGGATCCAAAAGTTAGTGGATTCCAGTATAGGTTTCAGTTAAGGTCATCTTTATAAAAAAGACTGTTGCATCATGTTGTATCACCAAAGCACGGCTGGGTTTCTTTCAACAGTGCTGTTAATGTGAGTTTCTGCTGGATCCTAAGTGAAATTAACTGGAAGTGCtgtgctgttttcctccttctttaCAGAAAGAGGTAGCCAACCTGTGACACTTGAGCTGCATACCACTCCAGCATTTCTCTTGCTAAAGTTACCATTGTGCccagtggcagggctggggagtgACAAGCCTCCCTGGATTTGGGGAGAAGAATGCATGTGTCCTGCATGTAGCTCTGGCAGGGAACGCCGTTGTAAAGCAGTTAGCACCCCTGCCTCGGACCAGCTGCTCTTTCCTGGGCACTTTGCCATGTGCAGGACAGGCACTCTGGGTCTTGAACATGGGAAGACTTTAATTGGTGGCTCATGCAGTCAAAGGTTGGGTGCTCTGTGATTATGggaatctgtttttttttccaagcaattCCTGTCCAACTTAAGTTGTGTTTAATTACAGTGTTGGTTCTTTTTATGTGAAACAGAAGATAcgtatttttaataaaacattctcATACGGATGCAGTTTATTTTAGTTAATTTTGTGGAAAACGGTAACTGCTAGAATATGAAAGACTTTACTTGTTTTGATATTGATCGCCAGACTGTTTCAGATGCCTTAACAGGCTTAAAATGTTGTGTATACTGCATTTTAACTCCCTAATTTTATAGGACTCctgctttaaacaaaaaaacaaacaaacaacaaaaaagcaacccTTCTGTCACCTTCTGAAAGCTTGACTGTTATTTAtaatttccctttattttttattgtaagCTAGTCGTAAGAAGTACTAGGATTCCTTTTCCCTTTAAGAGGAGGAGAGTAATTTCCCTTAATCTAGATGATTCCCCTTCTCTGCCTGTGGCCTGGATGCGGGCTGGGGGCCAGGATCTTGTTCAGCCCCAGAGCAGAACCAAAGTATCAGTGTGACATGGAAGAGAGAGGACAGTCCTCACCCTGCGCCCAAAGCCCTGTCTCTCCCTGTGTCAGTTCTGCTGCTCGCTCAGCCATCGCTCGCCCAGTGCAGCTTGCTAACCCATCTGAAAACTTCTGTGCTGGTTTAGTTTTTGCCTAGACTGGTAAGATTGCCTAGACTGGTAAGATtttggacttaatgatctttcaggtcttttccaaccttagtgattctgtgatttgcatTGTGTTAGTGTCACACAagaaaggtggtggtggtggtattAGCCatcctcctgctctcccctctgctGTGCCAGCTGTGCTGTCAGCTGGAGAATATGCTCCTGCCTTACATCTGGAAGTTGTTTGGGCGTCCCAGGGACTTGTGACAGTCCAGAACAACAGTAATGGTTAGTGatgctttgtttctgttgtgtGCTGCTCCTGGCAACTACAGCTCAGCAGCGTTATGGCGATGCAATACTGAGTCTTTCCCCATTGCTACCGGGCAAAATACAAACCCTTTGGGTGTTAGAAATGCTGATGCCATAGTGCAAGTTCACGAACCCGTCTGAATTATTTATGCAGAATATCATGAGACTCACTGGTAATTCCTCTGTAGATTTCTAGCATAAATAATAGTAAGTTGGGTTTTTATCTGTTTGGGGAAGTAGTGTTTATATGAGAACAATTCTCATGGAGTAGGCACAGTATAAAGCAGTCGTTGCTAGTACTACAACTCACCTGAGAGGGTGGAaaaatgattttatattttctgcttctgtgggTTCATTTCCTCCTTTGCTGTCACTTTCAGACAGGCCTCCTGTTTCCGAGAGCTGGTATAAACCTAGGAACTAGTTAGGTGTTGACATAAAAAATGTGATGTAGAGAACTCAACTTCTCCCAAAACATGGGAgtgcctcattttttttcatattaaaattcCTAAAAACCTGCCCCATATATTTGTGctcactgaaaacaaatctcCTGGCAgattttcccattttatttcataGGAATTGAGTTCACGTATGTGGTTCAGTAGGTATATAATGTTACTTATCCCTCCATGTACCTACTGAGCAGGCAGGTAACACACCTCAGATGGAGCATAAAGTTCTTTGTACCTTTTTTGTTCTACTGGTGCATCAGCATTCAGCAAGCTGGACACACAGAGGCCTCATCAAAGGGTAAGAGGGTGGTTGCTGatttcaaaactgctttttatCTATGTTCCAAACAGTCAATTTGCTCATTCAGGTATTAGGCTGCTAGGGATGGGGGCTTTGTCTTTTGGGTGTAGCAGCTGCAAGGAGATGTAAAGGCTGAGCACAGGGCAGTAGAAATTGTGGTGAGCTGGAGGATATGAGTGGTTAAGGCTCCTTTGAGGGGAGAGACCAGAAAGCTGGACTGCAAGGGCAGGGTTGTTGTCCTAGTTTCTGTTCTAACGAAGAGAAAAATACGTAATTAAAGCTCTATGTATTTCAGTAAGCTTCACTCAGCACCAAAGACTCCCAGAATATGATAAGcaaattttgaaaacacagcGTATGAATACTGCCCAAGCAGAATGTGTCCTTGGGAACCACAGATGTTGACCGAAGTGCTGAGCACCACTTCCTAGCTACGTGCCATGCCAGAAGCTGCTGTGTAGCCACCACTGCACAAGGTGGCATTTTAGCACAAAAGCTTGGCACTCTCCAGTCTCTCTGTAGTTTCACTACCCTGTATTACAACACTTCCACCAGTTAGAGGGTCTGTAACAATTGATACTGCACTAGTTTTGTTCCCAAAGCCACAACCTATTCATAAACAAATAGGTAAGATAATTTACAAATTCACATTGGAGTTTAAATAAATACCAGCTGTTATGTCAGAAATAAGTGGAGTGTTTCCTAAAACAGGACCTGGATGTATCTTAACTCACTGCAGACACTTTCTGACCTACTATTCAAAAGGCTTCAGCATGTGATTTTTGATGGGCTTAAGCAGATGTAAATATTGTCTACTAACAGAAGATGAAATGCCAtcttcttgctctttttgctATTTATCTTCTCCTCTGCTTATTTAGTTTTCAGCCTCCCAGGCGGCTAATCTGGTCTGCCTCCTGGTCACGAGCTCTACTGCCAACACAAAGGAGGCAGCGGGAATATGTGAGTGCAAGTAGAAGGGCAGGATGGCAGCCTCAGGTTGATTCTTCATGAAGCCTTACTTTGAGACCTTTATTTTCTCACTTAATGAGCAATTTACATTAGAAAGACTGtgttaatttgaaatttttttaaggttggtTGTGTTTATTAATTGTAGAAGTTGttgaaaaatgctgcatttcGAGAAAAACACTGAACATTTATTAGCAAggcaaaaaatgtttcaaagcatttcaaagtttgttcccttttctttcaTCCTAATTCACTTAGAAAGAGAAGGTA
This Gavia stellata isolate bGavSte3 chromosome 6, bGavSte3.hap2, whole genome shotgun sequence DNA region includes the following protein-coding sequences:
- the CLDN12 gene encoding claudin-12 — translated: MGCRDVHAATVLAFLSGTASVAGLLAAVLLPNWRQMRLYTFNKNERNVTVYTGLWIKCARFDGSRDCVIYDPQWYTAVDQLDLRVLQFALPLSMLTAVSALFLCLIGMCNTAFVSSVPNIKLAKCLVNSAGCHLVAALLFLLACAICLTPSIWVIFYNSYLNRKYEPVFSFDISVFIAIASAGGLFFTSVLLFLWYCACKSLPSPFWQPLYSHAPSMHSYASQPYSARSRLSAIEIDIPVVTRAS